From a region of the Streptacidiphilus albus JL83 genome:
- a CDS encoding roadblock/LC7 domain-containing protein yields MNRPGEIDWLMDELVSHVQQIRHAVVLSRDGLPVGSSSGLGRADGEHLAAVASGFHSLARGAGDHFGAGAVRQTMAEFDEGFLFVVAAGDGTCLAVFSAADADIGLVAYEMARMVQRFGEHLVSAPRGLPDRPDGPTAG; encoded by the coding sequence ATGAATCGGCCCGGTGAGATCGACTGGCTCATGGACGAACTCGTCTCCCACGTGCAGCAGATCCGCCACGCCGTGGTGCTCTCGCGCGACGGCCTGCCGGTCGGGAGCTCCTCGGGCCTGGGGCGCGCCGACGGTGAGCACCTCGCCGCCGTGGCCTCCGGCTTCCACAGCCTCGCCCGGGGCGCGGGCGACCACTTCGGGGCCGGCGCGGTGCGGCAGACCATGGCCGAGTTCGACGAGGGCTTCCTCTTCGTGGTCGCCGCCGGCGACGGCACCTGCCTGGCCGTGTTCAGCGCCGCCGACGCCGATATCGGCCTGGTCGCCTACGAGATGGCGCGGATGGTCCAGCGCTTCGGCGAGCACCTGGTCAGCGCGCCCAGGGGCCTGCCGGACCGCCCGGACGGGCCGACGGCCGGATGA